A region from the Pirellulaceae bacterium genome encodes:
- a CDS encoding type II secretion system F family protein, with amino-acid sequence MPEFAYTARGLDGSDVTGLLQAANRRDALNLLSERSLFPLTVEDQEASSSVAKRFDLKRHRRVSAEQVANCLTQLSDLLHNGVPLLTALSLLAEQSPHPVMQDVMTQVRDQVADGTSLEEAVSQHPQIFSDLTISMIRAGSEGAFLEEALNRVASFLELQEELKGQVKGAMAYPVFLMIGGIVVTLVLIVFFVPKFEGLFERLEQQGSGLPAPTIVLLFLSEFLMSYGLLLLIPLVAAVLGLQRLLKTERGSYLVDRWKLRLPIAGKIFHDSAISRFCRVLGTLLGNGVPILRSLQISSGSVGNQLLADAIRDSAENISSGQTLSAPLSECGLIPAQTMAMIRVAEESNTLDTVLINVADGIDKRIARQLTMMVRFIEPVMLVIIGGAILFVLVALLLPVFDMSTSI; translated from the coding sequence ATGCCCGAATTTGCCTATACAGCTCGTGGACTAGATGGAAGTGACGTAACGGGACTGCTGCAAGCAGCTAATCGTCGTGATGCGCTCAACCTGCTGTCCGAGCGTTCTTTGTTTCCGCTCACCGTCGAGGATCAGGAAGCTAGTTCCTCTGTTGCCAAACGGTTTGATCTGAAACGTCACCGACGTGTCAGTGCGGAGCAAGTGGCTAACTGCCTGACGCAGTTGTCGGACCTGTTACACAACGGAGTGCCGTTGTTGACCGCACTCAGTTTGCTGGCCGAACAATCGCCACATCCTGTCATGCAGGATGTGATGACTCAGGTGCGTGATCAAGTCGCCGACGGCACATCGCTCGAAGAAGCCGTCTCGCAACACCCTCAGATCTTTTCGGATCTGACCATTAGCATGATTCGTGCCGGATCCGAAGGAGCGTTTCTTGAGGAAGCCCTGAATCGCGTGGCGAGCTTCTTAGAGCTTCAAGAGGAACTCAAGGGCCAAGTGAAAGGCGCGATGGCTTACCCGGTCTTTTTGATGATCGGTGGAATTGTCGTTACCTTGGTGTTGATTGTATTTTTTGTACCCAAATTTGAAGGATTGTTTGAACGTCTTGAGCAACAGGGTTCAGGGTTGCCGGCACCGACCATTGTTTTGTTGTTCCTTAGTGAATTTTTGATGTCCTACGGTTTACTGTTGCTGATCCCTTTGGTTGCTGCCGTCTTGGGTTTGCAACGGTTACTCAAAACCGAGCGAGGTAGTTACCTGGTTGACCGCTGGAAGCTGCGGTTGCCGATTGCTGGAAAGATTTTTCACGATAGCGCTATTTCGCGATTTTGTCGCGTGCTCGGTACGTTGCTGGGAAATGGTGTACCGATCCTCAGGTCGTTGCAGATCAGCAGCGGATCGGTGGGAAATCAATTGCTCGCCGACGCCATACGTGATTCGGCTGAAAATATCTCGTCGGGGCAAACCTTGTCGGCTCCGCTTTCCGAGTGTGGCTTGATACCGGCCCAAACGATGGCGATGATTCGAGTTGCCGAGGAATCAAACACTCTTGATACCGTATTAATCAATGTCGCAGACGGCATCGATAAACGCATCGCCCGTCAGTTAACGATGATGGTGCGTTTCATCGAACCGGTCATGCTTGTGATAATTGGGGGCGCGATCTTGTTTGTGTTGGTCGCTCTGCTCTTGCCTGTATTCGA